The Acidithiobacillus sp. genome contains the following window.
AGTTCCCTTATGAACACTCGCCTGCGCGAAATTCCTTACAACTATACCTCGTTTTCAGACGCCGAGATCGTGTGCCGCCTGATCGGGATGAATGCCTGGCGAATACTGGAAGACCTACGCGAACAGCGGGTCACCGGACGCTCGGCACGGATGCTCTTTGAAGTGTTGGGTGATCTCTGGGTGGTGCAGCGCAATCCTTACATCCAGGATGATTTGGCGCGGGATCGACATCGCCGCCAGGCCCTCTGGGACGCCCTGGCGCATCGTTTGAACGATATTACGGAGCGCGCTGAGGGCAATCCGTTGGTGATCCGTCTGCTGGAGAGCGCTCGCGTCGCGGTGCGCAGCTTTACGCAACAATTTGATGCAGATCTGGCCCTGCGCAAGAAAGCGGAGCGTCGCCTGCTCAAAATCACCGCAAGAGATAATATCGACTTCAGCGCCTATGCCCGCGTCGCGCATGTCACTGACGCCTCCGACTGGCGTGTGGAATTACCGTTTGTCGTCCTTTATCCCGCCGACGAGCCCGAAGTGCAGCGCATGGTCGCCGCCTGCCGCGAAATTGGGCTTTCCATCATCCCGCGCGGGGGGGGCACCGGCTATACCGGCGGTGCCATTCCGCTACGCCGCCACTGCGCGGTCATCAATACCGAAAAGCTGGAACGAATGTCGGTGATCGAAATGGTCACGCCGCCGGGCCTGAGCACCAGTGTCCCCAGTATCTTTGCGGGTGCGGGTGTGGTCACCAAGGTCGTGGCCGATGCGGCCGATGCGGCAGGCCTCGTCTTTGCCGTCGATCCCACATCCATGGACGCCTCCACTATCGGCGGCAATATTGCCATGAATGCGGGGGGCAAAAAGGCTGTGCTCTGGGGTACGGCCCTCGACAACCTGCTTTCCTGGCGCATGGTAACCCCTGATGGGAATTGGTTGGAAGTGGAACGCCTGGACCACAATCTCGGCAAGATTCACGATCAGCCGGTGGTCCGTTTTCGCCTGAATCGCTTTGCCGCCGACGGGCATACGACACTCGGGGAGTCGGAACTGCTCACCCTGCCCGGTGCCAGCTTCCGCAAGGCCGGGTTGGGAAAGGATGTTACCGATAAGTTTCTCGGCGGTTTGCCAGGCATCCAGAAAGAAGGCTGCGACGGTATTATCACCTCTGGACGCTTCCTGCTCCATCAGATGCCGGCCCATGTGCGCACGATTTGCCTGGAGTTTTATGGTGCCGATCTGGATGCCGCGGTACCAGCCATCGTCGAAGTAAAATCCTACGTGGAGGGGTTGGAGCATGTCCTGCTCACCGGTCTGGAGCACCTGGACGAGCGCTATCTCAAGGCCATCAAGTACAGTAACAAGGCCCCTCGTCACGAACGCCCGAAGATGCTGCTGCTCGCGGATATCGCCAGCGATGACCCCGATGCAGCGGGTGCAGCGGCAGCGGCGGTAGTACGTATTGCCAACGCCCGCGGCGGTGAAGGCTTTGTCGCCACTACCCCCGAGTCAAGACGCCGATTCTGGGCCGACCGCAGCCGCACCGCCGCCATTTCCGCCCATACCAACGCTTTCAAAATCAATGAAGATGTGGTCATTCCTCTGGAGAGGCTGGCGGAGTATAGCCGCGCGGTCGAGCGTATCAATATCGAGCAGTCCATCAGCAGCAAGCTGGCCAGCCTCAGCGCACTGGAGGAATATGTCTCCGGTGATCTCGCAGAAATCCGCAAAGCCAAGGATTATGAAGAAAGCAGTGAAGATCAGGCCATCGTCGACGCCAAAAAATCCGCCGCCAGGGCGTTGATTGGCGATACGCGTCAGCGTTGGCAATCTCTGCTGGAGAAGCTGGATACGCTGGCCATGGCGCATCCAGAACTGCTGGACGCGCATATGCTGTCCGCCGTGCATCCCGATGATACCCTGGCCCGCCTCCTGCTGCGCGGCGCCCTGCGCGTCAGTTACCGGGAGCGTGTCGGCAAGCCATTGGAGGCGCTGTTCGCTGGCGATGCATTTGCCGCCGTGCGGTCGCGTATCCGTGAGATCCATGCAGAAGTACGCCGTGCCCGCCTTTTTGTCGCCCTGCACATGCACGCCGGCGATGGCAACATCCACACCAACATCCCGGTGCTCTCCAGTGACTACGCCATGCTCCACGAGGCCGACCGGGTGGTGGACCGGATTATGGCCATCGCCCAGAAACTGGGCGGCGTCATCTCAGGCGAGCACGGCATCGGCATCACCAAGATGCGCTGGCTGGAACCGGAAAAAATTGCCGCTTTCGCGGCTTATAAGGCCAAAGTGGACCCGGACAGCCTCTTCAATCCGGGCAAGCTGCTGGCGGGCTCCGGCCTGGAAACTGCCTATACGCCCTCTTTACAACTGGTGGAACAGGAAGCGCTGTTGCTGGAGGCCAGCGAGCTGGGTGCCCTCAATCGTGAGATCAAGGACTGTCTGCGCTGCGGCAAATGCAAGCCGGTCTGCATGACCCATATCCCCCGCGCCAATCTGCTCTACTCACCGCGCGACAAGATCCTTGCCACCGGTCTGCTCATCGAGGCATTTCTCTACGAGGAGCAGACGCGTCGCGGCGTCTCGCAGCAACATTTTGCCGCCCTTAACGATGTGGCCGACCATTGCACTACCTGCCACAAATGTGAGACGCCCTGCCCGGTGAATATCGACTTCGGCAAGGTCTCCATTCACATGCGTAACATACTCCGGGCGCGGGGTGAAAAGTCCTTTAATCTCGGCACGCGCTTGGCCATGGGCTATCTCAATGCCACAGAGCCCGGCAAAGTCCACCTTTTGCGGCGGGGTGTGCTGCAAAGCGCCTACAATGCGCAGGCCCTCGCCCATAAAATCATCAAGCCGCTGCTGCCCAAGGGGCCACCACCGGCCACCACCGGCAAGACCCCGCTACGCGCCGAGGTCATCCACTTCCTGCGCAAACCGCTGCCTACGGACATGGGCGTGCAGACCATGCGTCAGCTTCTCGCCATTGTCGATGACAAGACCGTCCCCATCATCCGCGACAGCGCCAAAGTCACCGACGAGAGTGACGCGGTGTTCTATTTCCCCGGTTGCGGCAGTGAGCGGCTCTTCAGCCAGATTGGCCTGGCGACACTGGCCATGCTGCATCATGTTGGCGCGCAAACCGTATTGCCACCCGGCTACCTCTGCTGCGGCTATCCACAAACGGCGGGGGGTCAGGAAGACAAGGGGCAGGAAATCTCCGTGCGCAATCAGGTGCTCTTTCATCGCGTAGCGAACACGCTGAACTACCTGGATATCAAGACCGTGATCCTGTCCTGCGGCACCTGCATGGATCAACTGCTGCAATACCAGTTCCAGCAGATCTTTCCGGGCTGCCGTCTGCTGGATATCCACGAGTACCTGATGGAAAAGGGCGTCGCTCTGGAAGGCGTAGAGGGCGTGCAGTATCTCTATCACGACCCCTGCCACAGCCCCATGAAAACCCACAAGCCCCAGGCCGTGGCGTCACAACTGCTCGGGCAACAGGTACTGGACTCTGCCCGCTGCTGTGGAGAAGCAGGGACCCTGGCCAGTAGCCGTCCGGATATTGCCACCCAGCTCCGCTTTCGTAAGGAAGAGATACTCAAGGAAGGCATCCTGCAGCTCACCGGCAGCCCGCGTGCGGAGAATGGCAACGTCAAACTGCTCACCAGTTGTCCCGCCTGCCAGCAGGGTCTGGAGCGTTACCGCGAAGATACGGGTCTCGACACCGATTACATTGTCGTCGAACTGGCACGTAAAATCCTCGGCGCACGGTGGCAGCAGGGTTTTGTCGACGCCGCTCGCCGGGGAGGTATTGAGCGAGTCTTGCTCTGATGGCCACCAACCCACCACCCCAGCGACTGGGCAAACCGGACCGTTCCATGCACCTGCTTTCGGCCACTTCTGGCGCGGCAGACATCGTCGCGTTCCTCAAACTGAATATGGTGTTTACCTCGGCGATGACCGGCAACCTCGCGCTCTTTGGCATCGCTGTCGGCCAAGGCCACCTGCTCTCGGCCACCCATTCCCTCGCCGCTCTTCTCGGTTTCATCAGCGGCGTGGCCATCGCCGCGCTCTGGAAAGAACGCCCCTTCGAGCTGCGCTGGATACTAGGTCTGGAAGTCGTATTCCTCGTGCTTTATGCGCTCTGCTGGTTGCGGTGGGGTTTTCCGCCGGATGGTATCCCGCTCTATGCATTGATCCTTTTCTCCGCCACGAGCATGGGGATGCAGAGCGTGGCGGCACGACTAATCAATGTCGCCGGGGTCCCTTCTGTGGTTTTCACCAACACCCTGACCAGTATCGTGCTGGTTTTCATTCAAAGCATTCACAAACACCGCCCCCTGCCCTTTGCCCTGCGCCAACAGATGGCCGCCCTGCTCGCTTATCTCGGAGGCGCCGTGGTCTTCGCATTCCTGCTGATGATTAGGCCGGTGCTGGCTATGACCCTGCCGGCTATTTTAGTAGCTCTGGCCCTCTGGATGCACTGGCGCCCCACAGCCGATGCGGTAAGTTGAGGGGGTGCAAGCGCAGCCCTATGGAAAGCTCGGACACCGAAACGCAATCCCCTGGACGAGCACCCCTCGACGGCGTGCTCGACCTGCACGCCTTCCGTCCGCAGGAGGTACCCGACCTGCTGCACGAATATCTCCGGGCCTGCCGCGCTGCCCGACTCACGGAAATTCGTATCATCCATGGCAAAGGCAAAGGCGTGCTGCGCGAGACCGTTCATGCGCTACTCCGCCGCGAGCCCATGGTCCGCAATTTCCGTCTGGCCAATGACCGCAGCAGTTGGGGCGCGACCCTGGTCGATATTTATTTGCCAGACGTCCCCTTACCACCCCGCAGTTCACCGGCTCCAACAGCACAGGTACGGGAATCCGCACCTGGCTGGTATCGTCTGTTGCAACGTATTTTCGTCAAAGGATAAACATGGCTCAGGAAGGCGTCAGCAAATTTCACCTGGACTGGCAGGCCAGTCCCGTCATCGAGTGCCCAGACCGGGGCCTGCTCGGTCATTGGCGCGACGTACTACATGCCCACGGCCTGATCGGTGCGGATCCCGCCCGCTACGACGGCATCGGTTTTGGTAACGTGAGTTGTCGTTGCGACGGCGGTTTTTTGATCACCGCCACCCAGACCGGCCACTTGGCCACTTTATCACCTGACCATTTCTGTCAGGTGACCCGCTGGGATATCGTCCACAACCAGATCTGGGCCAAGGGACCACAGCCGCCCTCCTCTGAAGCCCTCAGTCATGCGGCCTGCTATGACGCCCATCCGGAAATTCGCTGGGTCTTCCACATTCACGATCCGCTGCTCTGGCATCAGACCGCGGCCTCGGGGTTACCGGCCACACCGCTCGATGCGGAATATGGCACTCCCGCCATGGCCCTGGCCGTATTTCATCTTGCCAGACAGGAGCGGTTCCCCCTGCTCATCCGGATGGCCGGTCACGAAGACGGACTCATCGCTGCGGGCCACAACGCCGCAGAAACCGGCGCTTTGCTATTAAACGCCGTTGCCGAAGCTCAGGCCTCTAGCGCCTTGCGCAGATAAAAGTCCATATCGGTGAGATTATTCAGCGCCCAGCGTCGGTAATCATCGGGCAGATCGACAATCTTCACGCCCTTGTGTTTGCCGAAAGGCATCGTTTCGGGAATCCGTGCGCGCTCGCTGAACTCCCATAAATCTTCCCAGGAATTGGGCCGCACCGAGAGAATAACCTTATTCAGAAGAATCCGGCAAAATTTCACGTCAGCCAGTGCCGAGTGGGCATTTTTTAGGTTATCCCGGGTCTTGTGCTTATCCTTGCTGAAGTGATACATCAATGCCGACTGGGAATGGCTATCCACCTCGGGCCAGAGCTTGCGGGTCATGGCATAAGTGCAGATGCGTTTGACATCGGGCTTGCCGATGACACCCCAGTCATAATCTATGCTGTGACCGACGAGATACCCTGTGTCTTCGGGTAACTGAAAGCTGCTGGCGGGCGGACTTTCCAGCAGATCTTCCTCAAGAATATGGTGTACCGCCATCGCTCCCATCTCAATGGGTTTGGCTGGCCGGTAACGCTGCACGAACTGTTCCTCTACTTCCAGCGTCTTCAGATCGCTCACCGCTAGCCAGGCCGCCTCAATCAGATCAGGCTCCACACGGCCCGTCGTTTCGGTATCAAAAATCAATGCGCGCATGCAAAACCTCATCCCGGATCTGGCGAAAAGATGCAGGGTAAATGCCTGCTTCGCAATGGGCAAGCGCCCATGTCCGATGGAACTTTACAGAATACACGACATCTCATTGTTTGTCCGACGACTTTATCCAAACATTGCTTTTTTCATCCGGCAGCCCCATTCACAGAAGAGGAGCAAAAAAACGTAATTTACGTTATGCTATCAGCGTGTTCATTCACAGGAGTCAAACATGAATCAGGACCAGAATCAGAACCCGTACCAATTTCCGGACAGCATGAATCCGGCGGGAGCCAGCAGAGGCACATCTATCGGCGCACTCATGGGAAAAACCTATGCGCTGCTTGCGGCCACGCTCGTGGTGTCTGCCATTGCCTCGGTGTATGGCATGCACTCGGTATTCGCCTACCAGCATCCCTTCATCCTGATGATCGGCTCCTTCGCTCTGCTCTTCGCGGTGCAGTACACTGGTGCCCACCGCAGTCCCTTTGCGGTTCCCCTGGTTTTCCTGTTTGCCGGTGGCATGGGCATGATGATGGGCCCGGCCATTGAGATGTATCTGCGGATGCCCGGTGGCGCCTCGATCATTGCCGAGGCCCTGGGTACTACTGCAGCCATGTTCGTTGGACTGTCCGCGTATGCCCTGACCACCCGACGGGATTTCAGCAACATCGGCGGCTTCCTGATCACCGGTCTGGTGCTGGCCATCGTGGTCTCTTTGCTGAATATGTTCCTGTTCCATATCCCCGCGTTGCAACTGGCCATTGCTGGCGTGCTGGTACTGGTCTTCAGTGGCCTGATCCTTTTTGACACCCAGCGCATGATCCGCGGCGGCATTCAAGAGCCCGTCCTGCTGGTGGTCGGCCTCTATCTGGATATCATCAACCTCTTCATGGCGTTGCTCGAAATCTTCGGGGGCAATCGCAATTGATCACCGCGTCCTTCCTGCATCGACAAGAAGGACGCTTTTTTTGAAAGCATGGCACGCAGTATTTGCTATGTCACCACCGGGGATATCAGACATCGCCTTTTCCCGTTTTATAATCCATGAGTAATTCCACCTCTCTGCAAAACCACAGCCCCATGATGCGGCAGTATTTCGGGCTAAAGGAACAATGCCCGGATGCGCTGCTTTTCTATCGCATGGGGGATTTCTACGAGCTCTTCTTTGCCGATGCCGAAAAAGCCGCCCGCCTCCTCGGCATCACCCTCACCAGCCGCGGACAGAGCGCAGGACAGGCCATTCCTATGGCGGGGGTACCCGTCCAGAGCGTAGATGGCTATCTCGCGAAACTGGTGCGTCTGGGCGAACGGGTGGCCATCGGTGAGCAGATTGGCGATCCGGCCACCGCCAAAGGTCCCGTGGAGCGCGCCATCGTGCGGGTCATCACCCCCGGTACCATCATTGACGGTGCCTTACTGGATGCCGGCCAGGAGCCTCTACTTCTGGCCCTCTGTCCGGACGGCCCGCGTTGTGGCCTGGCCTGGCTGGATGCCGCCGGAGGACGCCTCATGGTGCGTGAGGTAGCCGACACCGCCATCGCAGATACCATAGCACGGCGTCCCGTCGCAGAAATCATCGCCCCGGAAGATACATCGCTTCCAGTCGGAATCGACCCGCAAAAATTGCAACTCCTGGAGAAAACCGGCTTTCAAACGCGGCGCACCGAGGCAGTACTTGAACGCTATTTTGGTGAACGGCTGGCGAGTTTCGGGTGCAATGACTGGCCCCTCGCCTTACGCGCCGCCGGCGCACTCCTGAATTATGCCGAGACCCAACTACGCAGCAGTCTGACCCAAGTCCAGCGAATTCATCCAGAGCGCACTGAAGAAGAGCTCTATCTGGACGCGACCGCCTTGCGGGCATTGGAAGTAGTGGAAAGCCTGCAAGGGAATGGCCCTACTTTGCTCACCTTGTTGCAAAAAACCCAGACGGCTATGGGCGCCCGCTTGCTCCGTCGCTGGCTTCTACGACCGCTACGCCAGGGCCCCGTGCTTGCGGCCCGTCAGGAAGTCGTCGCAGCGCTCACCCAAGGCAGCGGGCCAGGCACCCTTCAGAAGGCCTTGCACGGTATCGCGGACGCGGAACGCATTCTCACCCGCGTTGCTCTGAATAGTGCGAGCCCCCGTGATCTCGCCCAACTCCGCGGTACCTTGCAGGCACTGCCCACGCTGCGCGCCACCCTCGAAGAAACGGGGCATCCTGCGCTCACTCCTTATCAGGAGCGCATAGCGCTCTTTACCGCCCTCCGCACGCTGCTGGAAGAGTCCTTAGTGGATGCCCCGCCCATGACCCAACGAGATGGCGGCTACATTCGTGCAGGCTACGATGCCGAGCTAGACCGCCTGCAACAACTCAGCCAGAATTTGCAGGAAGTGCTGCGTGATCTGGAGCAGCAGGAACGCCAGCGCACCGGCATCGCCCAACTCAAAATCCAGTTCAACCGGGTGCATGGCTTTTACATCGAAATCAGCCGTAGCTACCAAGGCCCCATTCCCGACGACTATCGCCGCCGCCAGACCACCAAGAACGCAGAACGCTACATCAACGATGCCCTGAAAGTCATTGAAGATCAGGCCCTCTCGGCAGAGAGCCTGGCCCTGAGCCGGGAGCGCCTGCTCTTCACGCAAGTCCTGGAAGTGGCCGCCCCCGAAGTGGCGGCCCTGCAGGACGCCATGACCGCCGTCGCCGAACTGGACGGTCTCAGCACGCTGGCCGAACGCGCCATCACCCTGCACTGGTGTGCCCCGCATTTCGTCACCGAACCGGTTTTACACGTCCGCGACGGCCGCCATCCCGTCGTAGAAGCCCAGATCGGCAGTAATTTCGTGCCCAACGATCTCGATTTTGATAAAGAACAGCGGATGCTGCTGATCACCGGTCCCAATATGGGCGGCAAATCCACCTACATGCGGCAAACAGCCCTCATCGTCCTGCTCGCCCACATCGGCAGCTGGGTGCCTGCCCGCGAAGCCATCATTGGCCCCATCGACCAGATTTTCACCCGCATCGGCGCTGCCGACGATCTGGCCGGCGGTCGCTCCACCTTCATGGTGGAAATGAGCGAAACAGCGCGCATCCTCCATCTCGCTACGGCACATAGCTTAGTGATCCTGGATGAAATCGGGCGGGGCACCGCCACTTACGATGGCCTCTCCATCGCCTGGGCCACGGCCGAAGCACTGGTGGAACGGGGCGCCTGCACGCTCTTCGCCACCCACTATTTTGAATTGACGGAGATGGCTCTTCCCGGCCTGCGTAACGCCCATCTTGACGCTTTGACACAAGGGGATCAGGTCGTATTCCTGCATCGGGTGGAGGGTGGCCCGGCAGCGCAGAGCTACGGACTGGCGGTGGCCAAGCTGGCCGGAATTCCTGACCCGGTCGTGCAACGTGCCCGCCAGCGGCTCAGTCAACTGGAAGAAACCGCCCAGCAGCCAACCCGCAATGCAGCGCCCGCCCAGTTGTCCCTCTTCCAGGCCGCTCCGCATCCGGCGGTGCATCGATTAAGTCAGATGGAACCGGATCAACTCAGCCCCAGGCAGGCCCTGGATCTGCTCTACGCACTCAAAGAATTAGCGCAGTAAAACCGGTTACGCCCTTACTCCACTTTCACTTCAATGGCCTTATGCTTCGTTTCAGTACTTTTGGGCACCTGGAGATTCAGCATGCCATCCTTAAACGTGGCTTTGATCTTGGTTTCATCGACATTGTCAGGCAGCGTAAAACTACGGACAAAGCTTCCGTAGTATCGCTCGACTCGATGGAACTTTTTCCCCTTTTCTTCCTTCTCCTGCTTCCTTTCTCCCTGGATGGTAAGTACCCCATTGTCCACGCTGACTTTGACATCTTCTTTCTTGACCTCGGGTATTTCTGCCTTGATCACGAACTCGTTGTCCGTCTCGCTGATGTCAACGCGGGGAGACCAATCACCCGTTGTGATGAGCTCCTGACCCCGGTTTGAAGGCCAACCCATCGCCCTGATGTAGCGATCAAACATGTCGTCGATGTCACGCAGCGGTTCCCATTTAATCAGTGCCATGATATCGCTCCTCAATTATGCGGGACTCGTTTACCTTATTGGATAGCCCGCGTTCGACCCAGTAAGGGATTCATTTTATCGGCTGCTTCGGCTTGGGAAAGATTTAATTCTAGCTCATTATTATGGGCAGCGATGCTCACCCTACACACCAATGGATTAACTTCCTGCCGCGGCAGATCGAGCAGTTGCATTCGGTCACACGATCAATGACCGTTTCGATCTCGAAGCGCACGGCACCGCAGTGGCAGCTTCCGATGTAGCGTGGCATCTCCGTAGGCCCCAGCGTGGAGTTCAGCGGAGCGCCGCATCGCGGCGCGTTCGCTGGAACGTAGTGTTAGAAGCAGACTCTTCAAGGCGTTCAGCGAGCCACACCTTAATAATGGATTGCCGGGTAATGCCGAGCTTTCCTGCTTCTCGATCTAATGATTCAATCATCCACGTAGGAAAATCGACATTAACGCGCTTTTGCTCCTGCAACACGCGTTTCGCCTTGGATAACTCCAGAGCAGCAGTAATGTCAACCCCCTCATCAAACTGTTTATCGAACGTTTTAGCTTTCATATAGTGCAGCCTCCTCGGTTCGTGATCGACGAGCAGAAATAAGTCGAATATTTGCCGTTTCCCTAGCCTTCGGCTCTGCGAAAACCTGGCCGTAGGACTTCCACTTATGAAGTAACGCGCCATACCCGGCGCACACGAATGATGTAACCGGTCGCCGGACCCGCGTAGTAGCGGAGGGAACCTGCAGGCGCAGCTTGCGGGCGGTCCGATTGACCGATGGGTTGGGCGTCAAGCGGTCTTCTGCGGCACAAGCTTCACTTGAAGCTCGCACCCCACGGCCTGGGCATACCGCTTGAGAGTTGCGAGCGAGGGCGCATGCTTTCCGGCCGACTCGAGCCTCGAAACTGCACTCTTGGTTGTTCCCATCCGTTCCGCGACGGCGTCTTGCGTCAGGCCCGCACGGGATCGTGCCTTGAGCATTTGGCTGGCAACTTGGTACTCAAGGGCAAGGGCGTCATAGGCTTCGACGAACCCCTTGCGGGTTGCCGCCTTGGCAAGGAATTCCTTGTGGGAATGACGGACGGGTTTGAATTTCAGTTCAGCCATTTGAAACCTCCTTCAGGCGCTTGCGCGCCAACTTAAGTTCTCGATCAGGCGTCTCCTGCGCCTTCTTGATGAAGGCGTGGAGGACGACGGCCCGTTTGCCAACGAGAAAGCAATAGAACGCTCTACCGATGCCGGAACGACCGCGAGGCCGAAGCTCAAACAAGCCATCACCGAAAGCCCTCGAGTGCGGCAGCCTGAGACTCGGCCCATATTCGGCCAGCAGTTCGACCAAACGCGCGTAGTCGGCGAGGACATCTACGGGCCACGACTCAATCTCGTGGAGGACGCGCTCGTGGAAGTACTCGATCTCGAAGAACATGAACAGATGTTAGCAAATACGCGAACACGACGCAATTGAGGTACAATGCCAGTCGCCCAACATTCGGCGCCAGCCTTGCGGCGAGCGCAGTTCATGGAGATCTCCCAGCGTAAGACACGTCACTTTTGCCGCATGAGCGCCGGATTTACAAAATGCACCCCATTCGCAGATGGAGGGCTTCGCGGTCACGTGCCCGCTCGCCCCGGATGCATCACGCCTCATATCCGGTTTTTGTTCATCGCCCCGCAGCTTCGGATTGGGCTTCCTCCAGACCCCGCCTCGCGACAACGCCCTTGCCGTTCTCCTAGCCTTCGGCTCCGCGAAAACCTGGCCCCAGGACTTCCACCTGGGTAGTTACGTGCCATGCCCGGCACACACGTTCAAATTGAGGGGCAGGCCGCTTCTGGCCTGTCCCGCTCGAATGTAGGGTTGGGCTTCATAGGTACGAGAAGGGCTGTTACTTTAGCTCCTTCCATTCATCCGTCAGTAGGCCAGAGAACCCCCAGTCTTCCTCATTTATTTCCTGAATAATGATATGGGTGTGCTCCGCCGTTTTCCCGAGTACGCGCACAAGTGAAGCTGTTACATCCTTAACTAGTTGAGCCTTCTGCTCTCTTGTGACGCCTCTGGTGATCTGGATGTTTACGTATGGCATGTTGTTGATTCTCTCTTTGGATATATCGTCATTTGGTGCGGCAAGAAGCCTAATGTTTGAGGTAAGGGGCGAGGGGCCGGGCTGCCGGTGGAGCGCCCCTCTTGACCGATTGATTAGGCTATATTTTCTCAGAGTCAAAAAAGTCATTATCGAGAACCTTTACCTCGTAATGGCTTTTAGTCTGCACACCAACATTGAACTTATGCATCAGGTCAACAAGCTTAGAACCGTCCAGTAAGATTATTTTATGGTGTGCATCTCTGGCTTTTACTTTTGCCTTTTCATCAAAAGTAGACGTAGTCACAAAGATGCCCTTGTGGGTATCGCCACTCATAGCGCCGATAAAGTTGCGTATATCAGTTTCACGGACTTTATTTTCGCTATAACGCTTGGCTTGAATATATATCCTCTCAAGCCCAAGCTGATCTTCGTTAATAATGCCATCGATCCCACCATCGCCTGACTTGGCTGTTTCTATGAAGTCGCCATATCCCATTTTTTTAAGCAACATCAAAATTATCTTTTCAAACGCATACGGATCAACCTCTTTAAGCATTGAAAGAAGTTCATCTTTTACTTCCCGCTCGATCTGCTCAAAACCAGAAT
Protein-coding sequences here:
- a CDS encoding DUF3683 domain-containing protein — its product is MNTRLREIPYNYTSFSDAEIVCRLIGMNAWRILEDLREQRVTGRSARMLFEVLGDLWVVQRNPYIQDDLARDRHRRQALWDALAHRLNDITERAEGNPLVIRLLESARVAVRSFTQQFDADLALRKKAERRLLKITARDNIDFSAYARVAHVTDASDWRVELPFVVLYPADEPEVQRMVAACREIGLSIIPRGGGTGYTGGAIPLRRHCAVINTEKLERMSVIEMVTPPGLSTSVPSIFAGAGVVTKVVADAADAAGLVFAVDPTSMDASTIGGNIAMNAGGKKAVLWGTALDNLLSWRMVTPDGNWLEVERLDHNLGKIHDQPVVRFRLNRFAADGHTTLGESELLTLPGASFRKAGLGKDVTDKFLGGLPGIQKEGCDGIITSGRFLLHQMPAHVRTICLEFYGADLDAAVPAIVEVKSYVEGLEHVLLTGLEHLDERYLKAIKYSNKAPRHERPKMLLLADIASDDPDAAGAAAAAVVRIANARGGEGFVATTPESRRRFWADRSRTAAISAHTNAFKINEDVVIPLERLAEYSRAVERINIEQSISSKLASLSALEEYVSGDLAEIRKAKDYEESSEDQAIVDAKKSAARALIGDTRQRWQSLLEKLDTLAMAHPELLDAHMLSAVHPDDTLARLLLRGALRVSYRERVGKPLEALFAGDAFAAVRSRIREIHAEVRRARLFVALHMHAGDGNIHTNIPVLSSDYAMLHEADRVVDRIMAIAQKLGGVISGEHGIGITKMRWLEPEKIAAFAAYKAKVDPDSLFNPGKLLAGSGLETAYTPSLQLVEQEALLLEASELGALNREIKDCLRCGKCKPVCMTHIPRANLLYSPRDKILATGLLIEAFLYEEQTRRGVSQQHFAALNDVADHCTTCHKCETPCPVNIDFGKVSIHMRNILRARGEKSFNLGTRLAMGYLNATEPGKVHLLRRGVLQSAYNAQALAHKIIKPLLPKGPPPATTGKTPLRAEVIHFLRKPLPTDMGVQTMRQLLAIVDDKTVPIIRDSAKVTDESDAVFYFPGCGSERLFSQIGLATLAMLHHVGAQTVLPPGYLCCGYPQTAGGQEDKGQEISVRNQVLFHRVANTLNYLDIKTVILSCGTCMDQLLQYQFQQIFPGCRLLDIHEYLMEKGVALEGVEGVQYLYHDPCHSPMKTHKPQAVASQLLGQQVLDSARCCGEAGTLASSRPDIATQLRFRKEEILKEGILQLTGSPRAENGNVKLLTSCPACQQGLERYREDTGLDTDYIVVELARKILGARWQQGFVDAARRGGIERVLL
- a CDS encoding YoaK family protein, whose product is MATNPPPQRLGKPDRSMHLLSATSGAADIVAFLKLNMVFTSAMTGNLALFGIAVGQGHLLSATHSLAALLGFISGVAIAALWKERPFELRWILGLEVVFLVLYALCWLRWGFPPDGIPLYALILFSATSMGMQSVAARLINVAGVPSVVFTNTLTSIVLVFIQSIHKHRPLPFALRQQMAALLAYLGGAVVFAFLLMIRPVLAMTLPAILVALALWMHWRPTADAVS
- a CDS encoding Smr/MutS family protein encodes the protein MESSDTETQSPGRAPLDGVLDLHAFRPQEVPDLLHEYLRACRAARLTEIRIIHGKGKGVLRETVHALLRREPMVRNFRLANDRSSWGATLVDIYLPDVPLPPRSSPAPTAQVRESAPGWYRLLQRIFVKG
- a CDS encoding class II aldolase/adducin family protein: MAQEGVSKFHLDWQASPVIECPDRGLLGHWRDVLHAHGLIGADPARYDGIGFGNVSCRCDGGFLITATQTGHLATLSPDHFCQVTRWDIVHNQIWAKGPQPPSSEALSHAACYDAHPEIRWVFHIHDPLLWHQTAASGLPATPLDAEYGTPAMALAVFHLARQERFPLLIRMAGHEDGLIAAGHNAAETGALLLNAVAEAQASSALRR
- a CDS encoding DUF3820 family protein produces the protein MRALIFDTETTGRVEPDLIEAAWLAVSDLKTLEVEEQFVQRYRPAKPIEMGAMAVHHILEEDLLESPPASSFQLPEDTGYLVGHSIDYDWGVIGKPDVKRICTYAMTRKLWPEVDSHSQSALMYHFSKDKHKTRDNLKNAHSALADVKFCRILLNKVILSVRPNSWEDLWEFSERARIPETMPFGKHKGVKIVDLPDDYRRWALNNLTDMDFYLRKALEA
- a CDS encoding Bax inhibitor-1 family protein, giving the protein MNQDQNQNPYQFPDSMNPAGASRGTSIGALMGKTYALLAATLVVSAIASVYGMHSVFAYQHPFILMIGSFALLFAVQYTGAHRSPFAVPLVFLFAGGMGMMMGPAIEMYLRMPGGASIIAEALGTTAAMFVGLSAYALTTRRDFSNIGGFLITGLVLAIVVSLLNMFLFHIPALQLAIAGVLVLVFSGLILFDTQRMIRGGIQEPVLLVVGLYLDIINLFMALLEIFGGNRN